The genomic stretch CGATCCTGACGATCGACGGTCTGCGCTTCCGCGACCTCGACCGCAACGGGGCGCTGACGCCGTACGAGGACTGGCGCCTGGCGCCGGAGTCGCGCGCCGACGACCTGATCAAGCGGATGACGCTGGTGCAGAAGGCCGGGCTGCTGGTGCACGGCACGCTGCCGGCCACCGAGACCGGCTACGACCCGGCGCAGCTCGGGACGCTGATCGGCGCCCGGCACGTCAACACGTTCATCACCCGGCTCGCGATCGCGCCGGACGCGCTGGGCACCGCGCACAACGCGGTGCAGGAGGTCGCGGAGAACGCCAACCTCGGCATCCCCGCCGTCATCTCCACCGACCCGCGCAACGGTTTCTCGGTGACCGAGGGCCAGACCGTCGCCGGGGTCGGCACCACCGCGATGCCCGACGCGATCGGCTGGGCGGCCACCGGCAGCCCCGCGCTCACTCGTCAGCTGGCCGACATCGTCCGCCAGGAGTACCGCGCGGTCGGCATCACCGAAGGGCTGTCACCGCAGGCGGACCTCGCCACCGAGCCCCGCTGGACCCGGGTCAACGGCACGTTCGGCTCCGACCCCCGAACCGCCCGGCGCCACGTGCAGGCCTACGTCTCCGGACTGCAGCACGGCTCGGACGGGCTGGGGCCGGCCAGCGTCGCCACGGTCACGAAGCACTGGGTCGGCTACGGCGCCCAGGACAACGGCTACGACAGCCACTACTACTACGGACGCTACGCGACGTTCCCCGGTGGCAACTTCGGCGCGCACATCGTCCCGTTCACCGGCGCGTTCGAGGCCGAGACCGCAGGCATCATGCCCACCTACTCGATCCTGCGGAACCTGGTGATCCGCGGCCAGCGAGTCGAGCAGGTCGGCGCCGGCTTCAACAGCTTCCTGCTGAAGAACCTGCTGCGCGGGCGCTACGGCTTCGACGGCGTCATCGTCTCGGACTGGGCGATCACCGGCGACTGCCCGCAGGCGTGCCGGGACAACCGGCCCCCGGCGTTCTTCGTCGGGCCGTGGGGCGCCGGCATGCCGTGGGGCGTCGAGAACCTGACCGTGATCCAGCGCTTCGCGAAGGCGATCAACGCGGGCGTCGACCAGATCGGCGGCTCGAACGAGCCGCGGAACGTCACCCAGGCGGTCAACGCGGGCCTGATCAGCACGGCCCGGGTCAACGAGGCCGCGCGGCGGGTGCTGATCCAGAAGTTCCAGCTCGGTCTCTTCGAGAACCCGTACGTGGACCCGGCCGCCGCGGCCCGGCTCTCCGGGAACGCACGGTTCCAGGACATCGGCGACCGGGCGCAGGCGGCGTCGCTCACGCTGTTGACCAACCGGAAGCGGGTGCTCCCGGCCCGGTCGGTGCGCACCGTCTACCTCTCCGGCGTGAGCGCGCAGGCCGCGGAGGCCGCCGGGCTCACCGTGACCACCGATCCGGCGCGGGCCGATCTGGCGATCGTCCGGCTCGCCGATCCGCGCAGCGGCTCCGGCACGCTGGGGCTGACGTTCACCGGCGCCGAGGCCGACTACCAGGCCTTCCGCCGGGCGGCCGCGGCCGGGGTTCCGACCGTCGCGGTCCCGAAGCTCGACCGCCCGCTGGTGCTGACGAACGTCGTCGACCGCGCCGCCGCGGTGCTGGCCGACTACGGCGTCTCGGACGAGGTGCTGCTGGAGACCGTGCTCGGTCAGCGGACGCCCGGCGGCCGGCTGCCGTTCGAGCTGCCCTCCTCGCAGGCCGCCGCCGACCGGCAGCTCGAGGACGTTCCGGACGACTCCCGGGCACCGCTGTTCCGCCGGGGGCACGGACTCCGGTATCGGTAACGCCGTTCACCGACGCGTTCAGCCGATTAGCCCTAGGGGGATCGACTGAAGGGGGATAAAAGCCCGCTAATACAACAAACGACGGCACGTCGGACTCGCCATCGCGAACAAAGCTGCTCGTATCCGTTTTGTCCTAAAAGACAAGATCGGAGACGAGAGATGACTCGCAAGCCCGGACGGAGGGGCCTCGCGCTCGTCGGCGTGGTGCTGGCCACCGGTACGACGCTGACGCTGGGCGCTCCCGCGCTGGCCGAACCACTGGATCCCGAGGCTCCGGAGGCCGTTACGGCGCCCGCGGTGCCGGCGGCTCCAGCCGTGCCCGCGGTACCCGCCGTCCCCGCGGTG from Cryptosporangium minutisporangium encodes the following:
- a CDS encoding glycoside hydrolase family 3 protein → MSRTALRTVSCVLTGIVVGALAAPVAAPAKGLSRQPELSSRSAPILTIDGLRFRDLDRNGALTPYEDWRLAPESRADDLIKRMTLVQKAGLLVHGTLPATETGYDPAQLGTLIGARHVNTFITRLAIAPDALGTAHNAVQEVAENANLGIPAVISTDPRNGFSVTEGQTVAGVGTTAMPDAIGWAATGSPALTRQLADIVRQEYRAVGITEGLSPQADLATEPRWTRVNGTFGSDPRTARRHVQAYVSGLQHGSDGLGPASVATVTKHWVGYGAQDNGYDSHYYYGRYATFPGGNFGAHIVPFTGAFEAETAGIMPTYSILRNLVIRGQRVEQVGAGFNSFLLKNLLRGRYGFDGVIVSDWAITGDCPQACRDNRPPAFFVGPWGAGMPWGVENLTVIQRFAKAINAGVDQIGGSNEPRNVTQAVNAGLISTARVNEAARRVLIQKFQLGLFENPYVDPAAAARLSGNARFQDIGDRAQAASLTLLTNRKRVLPARSVRTVYLSGVSAQAAEAAGLTVTTDPARADLAIVRLADPRSGSGTLGLTFTGAEADYQAFRRAAAAGVPTVAVPKLDRPLVLTNVVDRAAAVLADYGVSDEVLLETVLGQRTPGGRLPFELPSSQAAADRQLEDVPDDSRAPLFRRGHGLRYR